The DNA segment TGAGCAGGAGCTCAAAAATTCAATGCATACTAATGCAGATGACACTTCACACCGGCATAAAGGCAAAAATTTCTGGATTCGTCTTGTCAAAAATGCAAAAATAGTTTTTATTAGACTAAGCAAGACCCACAATAGCAAGGACACCAAAACGCTTCCACTTGGCAAGTATTCAACTACTGATGGTTATCGTGGATATGACAAGGCAGGTAGTATACTACAGAGGTGCTGGGCCAAGGTATCAAGAAAAGCCAGAAATCCAAAGTTTTACTTCACTGATGAATGGGAGATTGAACAGTACAAAAATTTTGTGGCAGACCTTTTCAAAATATATCATGATGCAAAGCATACAATTGGAAGAGGAAAAGATATTCAAAAAATGTTTGATAAGAGGCTGAAAGAGTTGCTTCTGAAACCAAGAAAAGAGGAGCGGAATCTGTTACGTCTCATGAATTATCTTCTTGAATATGAAGGTGAGTGGTTTACATTCCTGCTTCGTAATGGTATTACCCCTACCAATAATCCGGCTGAAATAGACCTAAGGCCTCTTGTAATAAAAAGGAAAATCAGTCAGCATACCTGGAGTGAGGATGGTCTAAGGTGCCTGGAAAATTTTTATACACTTGAGGAAACCTGCAAAAAACGGGGAGCAGATTTTGCTGATTTATTGAGGCACGAGATAGAAGGCAACTTGGCTGAGATGAGAAAAACTTAAGCGCTGAGAAAAACTTAAGCGCTTACACTTGACCTTATAGACCGGAAAATCCTCTACG comes from the Candidatus Dependentiae bacterium genome and includes:
- a CDS encoding IS66 family transposase, with translation MTEKELRAENVQLKQQLAEALKMIAKLEKENKKLQGQLGKFLNENTPPGSVPPYLKEELEAAFPPETSEAQEKEDEGKQAKLPNTRNKRPKPDKTKTHKIDTCPKCKRKLRPLGKKQRKIVIHFELPKAEAIEHISNGGYCADCKERFYASVPDTLPNSKYSLDTAIFIVTLAIAYNMTQRKIAELLGRFGIPISPASVNNVYHNVKKYLGDKKYREFEQELKNSMHTNADDTSHRHKGKNFWIRLVKNAKIVFIRLSKTHNSKDTKTLPLGKYSTTDGYRGYDKAGSILQRCWAKVSRKARNPKFYFTDEWEIEQYKNFVADLFKIYHDAKHTIGRGKDIQKMFDKRLKELLLKPRKEERNLLRLMNYLLEYEGEWFTFLLRNGITPTNNPAEIDLRPLVIKRKISQHTWSEDGLRCLENFYTLEETCKKRGADFADLLRHEIEGNLAEMRKT